The Pseudomonas asiatica genome has a segment encoding these proteins:
- a CDS encoding putative bifunctional diguanylate cyclase/phosphodiesterase has protein sequence MEWLGLQLFADLPATGRIVIDCRHEPFLVLLAYFVACAACFATLDMAERQSHSEDPTAHRQWNMLGACCLAGGIWAMHFISMLAFQAPVEVHYDASLTILSLLIALAVAWLAMHSLDRSQMHTLHYLQSAVLIGLGIIVMHFVGMAALETGARQYYQSGLLLASATIALLTSLTALYLARYFRHGSGTLHQAMKYGASLLMAGGIVATHFTAMSAMTLVIPADTALRLPSGDNSLQLALGIGFITLLISAASISTALADKKLQSKEHDLRRVSVLLSQLDQARASLQQAAHYDALTSLVNRRGFNQVFAERLAEHQATQSHLAVMFLDIDHFKRINDSLGHDAGDELLKVIASHIKAATRNHDLVARFGGDEFCVVTSLNNRDEARHLAQRIMQRMKEPINLGGRRMVMTTSIGISIFPDDGTTAEELLKHADLALYQSKGNGRNSLNFFNDSLKTQASIALQLEEELRVALLEEHGLCVHYQPIFDLRSRQVAKLEALVRWRHPQHGLLGPDRFVAIAEANGLIIDLDLWVLRHACADLAYLQRHGHGNLKVTVNCSAVTLSHDELPNEVEKALFHAGLASRQLELEVTENALMGDIQRTVNLLKRVRALGVALSIDDFGTGYSSLAYLKRLPLDVLKIDRSFLQDVPGSQKDREIVQAIIVMAHTLHLQVVSEGVETAEQLAFLEAHGCDYLQGYLLGRPEPLAELRSLLERLQHQGGVFSPCCDTAQPGSPDLFAGNPGLRAGASIVQQGH, from the coding sequence ATGGAATGGCTGGGGCTGCAACTGTTCGCCGACCTGCCGGCAACCGGGCGCATCGTCATTGATTGCCGGCATGAACCGTTCCTGGTTCTGCTCGCCTACTTCGTCGCCTGTGCGGCCTGCTTCGCCACTCTGGACATGGCCGAGCGCCAATCCCACAGCGAAGATCCCACCGCCCACCGACAATGGAACATGCTCGGTGCCTGCTGCCTTGCTGGTGGCATCTGGGCCATGCACTTCATCAGCATGCTGGCCTTCCAGGCGCCAGTTGAAGTGCATTACGACGCGTCCCTGACCATCCTTTCGCTGCTCATCGCCCTGGCCGTCGCCTGGCTGGCCATGCACAGCCTCGACCGCAGTCAGATGCACACACTCCATTACCTGCAAAGTGCGGTACTGATCGGCCTGGGTATCATCGTGATGCATTTCGTAGGCATGGCCGCTCTGGAAACCGGCGCCCGCCAGTACTACCAGTCCGGCCTGCTGCTGGCCTCGGCCACCATTGCCCTGCTCACCAGCCTGACCGCGCTGTACCTGGCCCGCTACTTCCGCCATGGCAGCGGTACCCTGCACCAGGCCATGAAGTACGGCGCCAGCCTGCTGATGGCCGGCGGTATCGTCGCCACCCACTTCACCGCGATGTCGGCCATGACCCTGGTCATCCCGGCAGACACCGCCCTGCGCCTGCCCTCTGGCGATAACAGCCTGCAACTGGCGCTGGGCATCGGCTTCATCACCCTGCTGATCAGTGCTGCCAGCATCAGTACCGCGCTGGCCGACAAGAAGCTGCAAAGCAAGGAGCACGACCTGCGCCGGGTCAGCGTGCTGCTCAGCCAGCTCGACCAGGCCCGCGCGTCGCTGCAGCAGGCCGCGCACTACGATGCCCTGACCAGCCTGGTCAACCGCCGCGGTTTCAACCAGGTGTTCGCCGAACGCCTCGCCGAACACCAGGCCACGCAAAGCCACCTGGCAGTGATGTTCCTCGACATCGACCATTTCAAGCGCATCAACGACAGCCTCGGTCACGACGCCGGTGACGAACTGCTCAAGGTGATCGCCAGCCACATCAAGGCCGCCACCCGCAACCACGACCTGGTCGCACGCTTTGGCGGCGACGAGTTCTGCGTGGTCACCAGCCTCAACAACCGCGACGAAGCCCGCCACCTGGCCCAGCGCATCATGCAGAGGATGAAAGAGCCCATCAACCTGGGCGGCCGGCGCATGGTCATGACCACCAGCATCGGTATCAGCATCTTCCCCGACGACGGCACCACCGCCGAAGAGCTGCTCAAGCATGCAGACCTCGCCCTGTACCAGTCCAAGGGCAACGGGCGCAACAGCCTGAACTTCTTCAACGACAGCCTGAAGACCCAGGCCTCGATTGCCCTGCAACTGGAAGAGGAACTGCGGGTGGCCCTGCTCGAGGAGCATGGGCTGTGCGTGCACTACCAGCCGATCTTCGACCTGCGCAGCAGGCAAGTGGCCAAACTGGAGGCCCTGGTGCGCTGGCGACACCCGCAACACGGCCTGCTCGGGCCCGATCGTTTTGTCGCCATCGCCGAAGCCAACGGGCTGATCATCGACCTCGACCTGTGGGTGCTGCGCCACGCTTGCGCCGACCTGGCCTACCTGCAGCGCCACGGCCATGGCAACCTCAAGGTCACGGTCAATTGCTCGGCCGTCACCCTCAGCCACGATGAACTGCCCAACGAAGTGGAAAAGGCGCTGTTCCACGCCGGGCTCGCATCCCGGCAGCTGGAACTGGAAGTGACCGAGAACGCCCTGATGGGTGATATCCAGCGCACGGTCAACCTGCTCAAGCGCGTGCGCGCCCTGGGCGTGGCGCTTTCGATCGATGACTTCGGCACCGGCTACTCGTCACTGGCCTACCTCAAGCGCCTGCCGCTGGACGTGCTGAAGATCGACCGCAGCTTCCTGCAGGATGTGCCGGGCAGCCAGAAGGACCGCGAGATCGTCCAGGCGATCATCGTCATGGCGCATACCCTGCATCTGCAGGTGGTCAGCGAGGGCGTGGAAACCGCCGAACAGCTGGCGTTTCTCGAAGCCCACGGCTGCGACTACCTGCAGGGCTACCTGCTGGGCCGCCCGGAGCCGCTGGCCGAACTGCGCTCGCTGCTGGAGCGGCTGCAGCACCAGGGCGGCGTGTTCAGCCCTTGCTGCGATACAGCTCAACCAGGGTCGCCGGATCTTTTTGCAGGTAACCCTGGCTTGCGTGCAGGCGCATCAATTGTGCAGCAAGGCCACTGA
- a CDS encoding NAD(P)-dependent oxidoreductase — MNSKLPSLGFAGIGLMGLPMCRRLLAAGYPLTVWNRSPDKCAALVAAGARLASSPAELCRDSDMLLLCLADTAVVREVVFGEQGIAQGGRSGQLLIDFSSLEPTATREMAAELAALCGMAWLDAPVSGGTPGAEAGTLAIMVGGEAADLERARPVLQVLGQRVTHMGAVGAGQVTKACNQMIVACNALVIAEVVALAEQSGVDATLIAEALAGGFADSKPLQILAPQMAESRFEPIKWHVRTLLKDLDGAVKFSREQGSATPLSGLAAQLMRLHASQGYLQKDPATLVELYRSKG; from the coding sequence ATGAACTCAAAACTACCTTCGCTTGGATTCGCCGGCATCGGCCTGATGGGCCTGCCCATGTGCCGCCGCCTGCTGGCCGCGGGTTACCCGCTGACGGTATGGAACCGCAGCCCGGACAAGTGCGCTGCACTGGTCGCCGCCGGCGCGCGCCTGGCCAGCAGCCCTGCCGAACTGTGCCGCGACAGCGACATGCTGCTGCTGTGCCTGGCCGACACGGCCGTGGTCCGCGAAGTGGTGTTCGGCGAGCAAGGCATCGCCCAGGGCGGACGCAGCGGCCAGTTGCTGATCGATTTCTCCAGCCTGGAGCCAACCGCCACCCGTGAAATGGCCGCCGAACTGGCAGCGCTGTGCGGCATGGCCTGGCTGGACGCGCCAGTTTCCGGCGGCACGCCGGGGGCCGAAGCCGGCACCCTGGCGATCATGGTCGGTGGCGAGGCGGCCGACCTGGAGCGTGCGCGCCCGGTACTGCAGGTACTCGGCCAGCGGGTGACGCACATGGGGGCGGTGGGCGCAGGCCAGGTGACCAAGGCCTGCAACCAGATGATCGTGGCCTGCAATGCCCTGGTGATCGCCGAAGTGGTGGCCTTGGCTGAACAGTCCGGGGTCGACGCGACGCTGATCGCCGAAGCGCTGGCGGGCGGCTTTGCCGATTCCAAACCGTTGCAGATCCTCGCTCCGCAAATGGCCGAAAGCCGCTTCGAGCCGATCAAGTGGCACGTGCGCACGCTGCTCAAGGACCTCGATGGCGCGGTCAAGTTTTCCCGCGAGCAAGGCTCGGCGACGCCGCTCAGTGGCCTTGCTGCACAATTGATGCGCCTGCACGCAAGCCAGGGTTACCTGCAAAAAGATCCGGCGACCCTGGTTGAGCTGTATCGCAGCAAGGGCTGA
- a CDS encoding DUF2288 domain-containing protein: MTDQTSTLYAKLLGETAIIEWKALERFWAKGDLIWVDPSLDLIAVAEAMAENRSEIFAKWRSDGTVGPVTAEQAHDLQSRDPEIWAVVVSPFIVIQVKPPAEA, translated from the coding sequence ATGACTGATCAAACAAGCACCCTCTATGCCAAATTGCTTGGCGAGACGGCAATCATCGAGTGGAAAGCGTTGGAGCGTTTCTGGGCCAAGGGTGACCTGATTTGGGTCGACCCGAGCCTCGACCTGATCGCCGTTGCCGAGGCGATGGCCGAGAATCGCAGCGAGATCTTCGCCAAGTGGCGTAGTGATGGCACTGTTGGGCCGGTGACCGCCGAGCAGGCCCATGACCTGCAAAGCCGCGATCCAGAGATCTGGGCGGTGGTGGTTTCGCCGTTCATCGTGATCCAGGTGAAGCCCCCGGCAGAGGCGTGA
- a CDS encoding branched-chain amino acid ABC transporter substrate-binding protein has protein sequence MIKISKLFAAMVLAGVASHSFAADTIKIGIAGPKTGPVTQYGDMQFIGAKQAIKDINAAGGVDGKMLEAKEYDDACDPKQAVAVANKVVNDGVKFVIGHLCSSSTQPASDIYEDEGVIMITPAATSPEITARGYKLIFRTIGLDSAQGPAAGNYIADHVKPKVVAVLHDKQQYGEGIATAVKQTLEGKGTKVAVFEGLNAGDKDFSSIIQKLKQNNVDFVYYGGYHPELGLILRQAQEKGLKAKFMGPEGVGNDSISQIAQNASEGLLVTLPKSFDADPANKKIVDAIKADGKDPSGPFVFPAYSAVELIAQGIKAAKSEDTDKVAAAIHAGTFKTPTGDLSYDAKGDLKDFKFVVYEWHFGKPKTEVSPQ, from the coding sequence ATGATCAAGATTTCCAAGCTGTTCGCCGCAATGGTTCTGGCAGGGGTAGCCAGCCATTCGTTTGCCGCCGATACCATCAAGATCGGGATTGCAGGTCCCAAGACCGGCCCTGTGACCCAGTACGGCGACATGCAGTTCATCGGCGCAAAGCAAGCCATCAAGGATATCAACGCCGCGGGCGGCGTGGATGGCAAGATGCTCGAAGCCAAGGAATACGACGACGCCTGCGACCCTAAACAGGCCGTTGCAGTCGCCAACAAAGTGGTCAACGACGGCGTCAAGTTCGTCATCGGCCACCTGTGCTCCAGCTCCACCCAGCCTGCGTCCGACATCTACGAAGACGAAGGCGTGATCATGATCACCCCGGCCGCCACCTCCCCGGAAATCACCGCCCGTGGCTACAAGCTGATCTTCCGTACCATCGGCCTGGACAGCGCCCAGGGCCCGGCTGCCGGCAACTACATCGCCGACCACGTCAAGCCGAAGGTGGTCGCCGTCCTGCACGACAAGCAGCAGTACGGTGAAGGCATCGCTACCGCGGTCAAGCAGACCCTGGAAGGCAAAGGCACCAAGGTTGCCGTGTTCGAAGGCCTGAACGCCGGTGACAAGGACTTCTCCTCGATCATCCAGAAGCTCAAGCAGAACAACGTCGACTTCGTCTACTACGGCGGCTACCACCCAGAGCTGGGCCTGATCCTGCGCCAGGCTCAGGAAAAGGGCCTGAAAGCCAAGTTCATGGGCCCGGAAGGCGTGGGTAACGACTCCATCTCGCAGATCGCCCAGAACGCCTCCGAAGGCCTGCTGGTGACCTTGCCGAAGTCGTTCGACGCGGACCCTGCGAACAAGAAGATCGTCGACGCCATCAAGGCTGACGGCAAGGACCCAAGCGGCCCGTTCGTGTTCCCGGCCTACTCAGCTGTCGAGCTGATCGCCCAGGGCATCAAGGCCGCCAAGTCCGAAGATACCGACAAGGTGGCAGCCGCCATCCACGCCGGCACCTTCAAGACCCCGACCGGTGACCTGTCCTACGACGCCAAAGGTGACCTGAAAGACTTCAAGTTCGTGGTCTACGAATGGCACTTCGGCAAGCCGAAGACCGAAGTCTCCCCTCAGTAA
- the livH gene encoding high-affinity branched-chain amino acid ABC transporter permease LivH — translation MPEIYHFFQQLVNGLTIGSTYALIAIGYTMVYGIIGMINFAHGEVYMIGSYVAFIALAGLAMMGIHSLPILMTVAFVATIFVTSAYGYSIERVAYRPLRNSNRLIPLISAIGMSIFLQNTVLLSQDSKDKSIPNLIPGSFSFGPGGAEEVLISYMQILVFVVTLVAMTCLTLFISRSRLGRACRACAEDIKMANLLGINTNNIIALTFVIGAALAAVAAVLLSMQYGVINPNAGFLVGLKAFTAAVLGGIGSIPGAMLGGLVLGVAEAFGADIFGDQYKDVVAFGLLVLVLLFRPTGILGRPEVEKV, via the coding sequence ATGCCTGAGATCTACCATTTCTTCCAACAACTGGTTAATGGATTGACCATCGGCAGCACCTATGCCTTGATCGCCATCGGCTACACGATGGTGTACGGCATCATTGGCATGATCAACTTCGCCCACGGCGAGGTGTACATGATCGGTTCCTACGTGGCCTTCATCGCCCTGGCGGGCCTGGCCATGATGGGTATCCATTCGCTGCCGATCCTGATGACCGTCGCCTTCGTCGCGACGATCTTCGTCACCAGTGCCTATGGCTACAGCATCGAACGGGTTGCCTACCGCCCCCTGCGCAACAGCAACCGACTGATCCCGCTGATTTCCGCCATCGGCATGTCGATCTTCCTGCAGAACACCGTCTTGCTTTCGCAAGACTCCAAGGACAAGTCCATCCCCAACCTGATCCCCGGAAGCTTCTCGTTCGGGCCGGGCGGCGCGGAGGAAGTACTGATCAGCTACATGCAGATCCTGGTGTTCGTGGTCACCCTGGTGGCCATGACCTGCCTCACCCTGTTCATCTCCCGTTCCCGCCTGGGCCGCGCCTGCCGCGCCTGCGCCGAGGACATCAAGATGGCCAACCTGCTGGGCATCAACACCAACAACATCATCGCCCTCACCTTCGTCATCGGTGCCGCCCTGGCGGCGGTGGCGGCCGTGCTGCTGAGCATGCAGTACGGGGTGATCAACCCCAACGCCGGTTTCCTGGTGGGCCTGAAGGCCTTCACCGCGGCGGTGCTGGGTGGCATCGGCAGCATCCCGGGCGCCATGCTCGGCGGGCTGGTGCTAGGCGTGGCCGAAGCGTTCGGTGCCGATATCTTCGGCGACCAGTACAAGGACGTGGTGGCATTCGGCTTGTTGGTTCTTGTCCTGCTATTCCGGCCGACCGGCATCCTGGGCCGCCCGGAGGTTGAAAAAGTATGA
- a CDS encoding high-affinity branched-chain amino acid ABC transporter permease LivM, with protein MNRNLKQAFFSALLVWAVAFPVLGLKLSIDGISLSVHSQGSFNLSIIALCSVLMFLRVLFDKQWNSVMGRRSDRKLIPPAVSNYLTLPKTQRYVIMGLIVAALVWPFFGSRGAVDIATLILIYVLLGLGLNIVVGLAGLLDLGYVGFYAVGAYSYAMLSHYLGWSFWVCLPIAGLMAATFGFLLGFPVLRLRGDYLAIVTLGFGEIIRLFLRNLTDWTGGPNGISNIPKPELFGLTFERRAAEGMQTFHEFFGLEYNSINKVIFLYLVALLLALLALFVINRLLRMPIGRAWEALREDEIACRALGLNPTVIKLSAFTLGACFAGFAGSFFAARQGLVTPESFTFIESAIILAIVVLGGMGSQLGVILAAIVMILLPELMREFSEYRMLMFGALMVLMMIWRPQGLLPMQRPHMELRR; from the coding sequence ATGAACAGAAATCTCAAACAGGCGTTCTTCAGCGCCTTGCTGGTATGGGCCGTGGCCTTCCCGGTACTGGGCCTGAAACTGAGCATCGACGGCATCAGCCTGTCCGTGCACAGCCAGGGCTCGTTCAACCTCAGCATCATTGCCCTGTGCTCGGTGCTGATGTTCCTGCGCGTGCTGTTCGACAAGCAGTGGAACTCGGTAATGGGCCGCCGTTCGGATCGCAAGCTGATCCCGCCGGCGGTCAGCAACTACCTGACCCTGCCGAAAACCCAGCGCTACGTGATCATGGGCCTGATCGTCGCGGCACTGGTATGGCCGTTCTTCGGCTCGCGCGGTGCGGTCGACATTGCCACGCTGATCCTGATCTACGTGTTGCTGGGCCTGGGCCTGAACATCGTGGTCGGTCTGGCAGGCCTGCTCGACCTCGGTTACGTCGGTTTCTATGCCGTCGGCGCCTACAGCTACGCCATGCTCTCGCACTACCTGGGCTGGAGCTTCTGGGTATGCCTGCCGATCGCCGGCCTGATGGCCGCTACCTTCGGCTTCCTGCTCGGCTTCCCGGTGTTGCGCCTGCGCGGTGACTACCTGGCGATCGTGACCCTCGGCTTCGGCGAGATCATCCGCCTGTTCCTGCGTAACCTCACCGACTGGACCGGCGGCCCCAACGGCATCAGCAACATCCCCAAGCCAGAGCTCTTCGGCCTGACTTTCGAACGCCGTGCCGCCGAGGGCATGCAGACCTTCCATGAGTTCTTCGGGCTGGAATACAACTCGATCAACAAGGTCATCTTCCTCTACCTGGTGGCCCTGCTGCTGGCCCTGCTGGCGCTGTTCGTGATCAACCGCCTGCTGCGCATGCCGATCGGCCGCGCCTGGGAAGCCCTGCGCGAAGACGAGATCGCCTGCCGTGCACTGGGCCTGAACCCGACCGTGATCAAGCTGTCGGCATTCACCCTGGGTGCCTGCTTCGCCGGTTTCGCCGGCAGCTTCTTCGCTGCGCGCCAGGGCCTGGTGACGCCGGAGTCGTTCACCTTCATCGAGTCGGCGATCATCCTCGCCATCGTCGTGCTCGGCGGCATGGGCTCACAACTGGGCGTGATCCTCGCGGCCATCGTGATGATCTTGCTGCCCGAGCTGATGCGTGAGTTCAGCGAATACCGGATGCTGATGTTCGGTGCGCTGATGGTGTTGATGATGATCTGGCGTCCGCAAGGCCTGCTGCCTATGCAACGTCCACACATGGAGCTGCGTCGATGA
- the livG gene encoding high-affinity branched-chain amino acid ABC transporter ATP-binding protein LivG, translating to MSREILQVSGLSMRFGGLLAVNGVGLTVKEKQVVALIGPNGAGKTTVFNCLTGFYKPSGGTILLDGQPIQGLAGHQIARKGVVRTFQNVRLFKEMTALENLLIAQHRHLNTNFFAGLFKTPNFRRSEKEAMERAQYWLEKVNLTEFANRTAGTLAYGQQRRLEIARCMMTQPRIIMLDEPAAGLNPKETEDLKALIAYLRESHNVTVLLIEHDMKLVMSISDHIVVINQGTPLAHGTPEEIRDNPDVIKAYLGEA from the coding sequence ATGAGCCGCGAAATTCTGCAAGTCAGCGGCCTGAGCATGCGCTTCGGCGGCTTGTTGGCGGTCAACGGCGTGGGCCTGACCGTCAAGGAAAAACAGGTGGTGGCACTGATCGGCCCGAACGGCGCCGGCAAGACCACGGTGTTCAACTGCCTGACCGGCTTCTACAAGCCCAGCGGCGGCACCATCCTGCTCGATGGCCAGCCGATCCAAGGCCTGGCCGGGCACCAGATCGCCCGCAAGGGCGTGGTGCGGACCTTCCAGAACGTGCGCCTGTTCAAGGAAATGACCGCGCTGGAAAACCTGCTGATCGCCCAGCACCGCCACCTGAACACCAACTTCTTCGCCGGCCTGTTCAAGACCCCGAACTTCCGCCGCAGCGAGAAGGAGGCCATGGAGCGCGCGCAGTACTGGCTGGAGAAGGTCAACCTGACCGAGTTCGCCAACCGTACCGCCGGCACCCTCGCCTACGGCCAGCAGCGCCGCCTGGAAATCGCCCGCTGCATGATGACCCAGCCGCGCATCATCATGCTCGACGAACCGGCAGCGGGCCTGAACCCGAAGGAGACCGAAGACCTCAAGGCGCTGATCGCCTACCTGCGTGAGTCGCACAACGTCACCGTGCTGCTGATCGAGCACGACATGAAGCTGGTGATGAGCATTTCCGACCATATCGTGGTGATCAACCAGGGCACCCCCCTGGCCCACGGCACGCCGGAAGAGATCCGCGACAACCCTGACGTGATCAAAGCCTACCTGGGGGAAGCGTAA
- a CDS encoding ABC transporter ATP-binding protein encodes MLKFENVSTFYGKIQALHSVNVEINQGEIVTLIGANGAGKSTLLMTLCGSPQAHSGSIKYLGEELVGQPSSHIMRKSIAVVPEGRRVFSRLTVEENLAMGGFFTDKGDYQEQLDKVLQLFPRLKERYIQRGGTMSGGEQQMLAIGRALMSKPKLLLLDEPSLGLAPIIIQQIFDIIEQLRRDGVTVFLVEQNANQALKIADRAYVLENGRVVMQGTGEALLTDPKVRDAYLGG; translated from the coding sequence ATGCTGAAGTTCGAGAACGTTTCCACCTTCTACGGCAAGATCCAGGCGCTGCACAGCGTCAACGTGGAGATCAACCAGGGCGAGATCGTTACCCTGATCGGCGCCAACGGTGCCGGCAAGTCGACCTTGCTGATGACCCTGTGCGGCTCGCCGCAGGCGCACAGCGGCAGCATCAAGTACCTGGGTGAAGAACTGGTCGGCCAGCCGTCCTCGCACATCATGCGCAAGAGCATCGCGGTGGTGCCGGAAGGCCGCCGCGTGTTCTCCCGCCTGACCGTCGAGGAAAACCTGGCGATGGGCGGTTTCTTCACCGACAAGGGCGATTACCAGGAGCAGCTGGACAAAGTGCTGCAGCTGTTCCCGCGCCTGAAGGAGCGTTATATCCAGCGTGGCGGCACCATGTCCGGTGGCGAGCAGCAGATGCTCGCCATTGGCCGGGCGCTGATGAGCAAACCCAAGCTGCTGCTGCTCGACGAGCCCTCGCTGGGCCTGGCGCCGATCATCATCCAGCAGATCTTCGACATCATCGAACAGCTGCGCCGTGATGGCGTGACGGTGTTCCTGGTGGAGCAGAACGCCAACCAGGCGCTGAAGATCGCTGACCGGGCGTATGTGCTGGAGAACGGCCGGGTGGTGATGCAGGGTACTGGGGAAGCACTGTTGACCGACCCGAAGGTGCGCGACGCGTACCTGGGGGGTTGA
- a CDS encoding COG3650 family protein — MRLTPTLLLTALLPLFAGCQLMADAPSDPNIGTTRMQGELRAAGGQLLFKPCSESRTFVINDVAATGILQEAANLAKDANDKLFADVRGRLTGSRQANNDGQLEVRRLYRLEPSTRACEDPNFKQLTLRANGHEPEWDIKASGKGMVLNRVGQEPLPLPFLEEEVPGGGLTLTSEANGQHVELWVAPQRCVDTATGAIHHLRAELRIDGKTLQGCGYYGGARDN, encoded by the coding sequence ATGCGCCTCACCCCCACCCTGCTGCTCACCGCCCTGCTGCCCCTGTTCGCCGGCTGCCAGCTCATGGCTGACGCCCCCAGCGACCCGAACATCGGCACCACGCGCATGCAGGGCGAGTTGCGTGCTGCCGGTGGCCAGCTGCTGTTCAAGCCGTGCAGCGAAAGCCGCACTTTCGTGATCAACGACGTCGCCGCCACCGGCATCCTGCAGGAAGCCGCCAACCTCGCCAAGGACGCCAACGACAAGCTGTTCGCCGACGTCCGTGGCCGCCTCACCGGCAGCAGGCAGGCCAACAACGACGGCCAGCTGGAAGTTCGTCGCCTGTACCGCCTGGAACCTTCCACCCGCGCTTGTGAAGACCCCAACTTCAAGCAGCTGACCCTGCGCGCCAACGGCCATGAGCCGGAATGGGACATCAAGGCCAGCGGCAAAGGCATGGTGCTCAACCGCGTCGGCCAGGAACCCCTGCCCCTGCCCTTCCTGGAAGAAGAAGTGCCCGGCGGCGGCCTGACCCTGACCAGCGAAGCCAACGGCCAGCACGTGGAGCTGTGGGTCGCGCCACAACGCTGCGTAGACACCGCCACCGGTGCCATCCACCACCTGCGCGCCGAACTGCGCATCGACGGCAAGACCCTGCAGGGCTGCGGTTACTACGGCGGTGCGCGCGACAACTGA
- a CDS encoding NAD(P)/FAD-dependent oxidoreductase — protein sequence MLRITELKLPLDHPDEALREAIVQRLGIRDEQLLSFNLFKRSYDARKKNSELLFIYTIDLEASNEAELLSKFADDRNIGPAPDVTYKFVGQAPADLQERPIVVGFGPCGIFAGLLLAQMGFKPIILERGKEVRQRTKDTWGLWRKSVLNPESNVQFGEGGAGTFSDGKLYSQIKDPQHHGRKVLEEFVKAGAPDEILYINKPHIGTFRLTGMVEQMRQDMIALGAEVRFQQKVTDLLIEDGQLTGVVLESGEQLHSRHVVLALGHSARDTFRMLHAKGVYMEAKPFSVGFRIEHPQTLIDKARLGKYAGHPKLGAADYKLVYHAKNGRSVYSFCMCPGGTVVAATSEPGRVVTNGMSQYSRNERNANSGIVVGIDPERDYPGGPLAGIELQERLEAHAYVMGGSNYQAPAQLVGDFVAGRPSTALGSVEPSYKPGVTLGDLAPSLPDFAIEAIREALPAFDRQIKGYNLHDAVLTGIETRTSSPLRITRGEDFQSLNLKGLFPAGEGAGYAGGILSAGVDGIRIAEAVARDMLGL from the coding sequence ATGCTACGAATCACCGAACTGAAGCTGCCCCTGGACCATCCCGACGAAGCCCTGCGTGAAGCCATCGTCCAGCGCCTGGGCATCCGCGACGAGCAACTGCTCAGCTTCAACCTGTTCAAGCGCAGCTACGATGCGCGCAAGAAGAACAGCGAACTGCTGTTCATCTACACCATCGACCTGGAAGCCAGCAACGAAGCCGAACTGCTCAGCAAGTTCGCCGACGATCGCAACATCGGCCCGGCGCCAGATGTGACCTACAAGTTCGTCGGCCAGGCCCCTGCCGATCTGCAGGAGCGCCCGATCGTGGTCGGCTTCGGCCCGTGCGGCATCTTCGCCGGCCTGTTGCTGGCACAGATGGGCTTCAAGCCGATCATCCTCGAGCGCGGCAAGGAAGTGCGCCAGCGCACCAAGGACACCTGGGGCCTGTGGCGCAAGAGCGTGCTCAACCCCGAGTCCAACGTGCAGTTCGGCGAAGGCGGCGCCGGTACCTTCTCCGACGGCAAGCTGTACAGCCAGATCAAGGACCCGCAGCACCACGGCCGCAAAGTGCTGGAAGAGTTCGTCAAGGCCGGTGCGCCAGACGAAATCCTGTATATCAACAAGCCGCACATCGGCACCTTCCGCCTCACCGGCATGGTCGAGCAGATGCGTCAGGACATGATCGCCCTCGGCGCCGAAGTGCGCTTCCAGCAGAAGGTCACCGACCTGCTGATCGAGGATGGGCAGCTGACCGGCGTGGTGCTGGAGAGCGGCGAACAGCTGCACTCGCGCCATGTGGTGCTGGCCCTGGGCCACAGTGCCCGCGACACCTTCCGCATGCTGCACGCCAAGGGCGTGTACATGGAAGCCAAGCCGTTCTCGGTGGGTTTCCGCATCGAACACCCGCAAACGCTGATCGACAAGGCGCGCCTGGGCAAGTACGCCGGTCACCCGAAACTTGGTGCCGCCGACTACAAGCTGGTGTACCACGCCAAGAACGGCCGTTCGGTGTACAGCTTCTGCATGTGCCCGGGTGGCACCGTGGTCGCCGCCACCAGCGAGCCAGGCCGGGTGGTTACCAACGGCATGAGCCAGTACTCGCGTAACGAGCGCAACGCCAACTCCGGCATCGTCGTCGGCATCGACCCCGAACGCGATTACCCGGGCGGCCCGCTGGCCGGCATCGAGCTGCAGGAGCGCCTGGAAGCCCACGCCTACGTGATGGGCGGCAGCAACTACCAGGCCCCGGCGCAGCTGGTGGGTGACTTCGTCGCCGGCCGGCCGTCGACTGCACTGGGCAGTGTCGAGCCGTCCTACAAACCGGGCGTGACCCTGGGCGACCTGGCGCCGAGCCTGCCGGACTTCGCCATCGAGGCCATTCGCGAGGCACTGCCGGCGTTCGACCGGCAGATCAAGGGCTACAACCTGCATGATGCAGTGTTGACCGGGATCGAGACCCGCACCTCGTCGCCGCTGCGCATTACCCGCGGTGAGGACTTCCAGAGCCTGAACCTGAAGGGGCTGTTCCCGGCGGGTGAAGGGGCTGGGTATGCGGGCGGGATCCTGTCGGCAGGTGTCGATGGCATTCGTATCGCCGAGGCGGTGGCGCGGGATATGCTCGGCCTCTGA